aaatcttcaaacatttgctcccgtactcacttgctcacaaaatttataacaaaatgcactaacctaaaacatttgatcccgctgtcacttgcgcacaacttcagaaataaagtgctctcacgaattagtaaaatccaactagtggtctatcaccaatgctgcgttctgattggttgagctactagtaggctatatgttatagcccacgaGTAGCGAAAGGCGCCACcatatttgcaatgttttggcggtaaaagaggattgatgtatagctttaacttgcgaaagatatttagtctcgatatttttttgaccaactagtaggattttactaaaacaattattcctctcgccctcatggcctctgagtcaatagcccatgaggccgaaggccgaatgggctattgactcatagcccattcggactcgaggaataattgttaaatatttgatcccgctgacacatgcgcgaaaaattgattataaaatacccaGGAAAAAGCCTAGCATGTTTCCTCCGGCAGACTCTTGCGcaaaaaatatcaataattaaactcgctacaagaaccttacaaaacaagaacctaagagatatgcttctgcagtcacttgcagtgatgaaatacaacaaaaaagtcTAAAAAGTttgctcatctagtcacttgcACCTAAAATCAGCGACAAAATGTACCATAAGACTTaaaaacatccgctaccgcagtcacttgtgcacataatcaatactgcgtaaggatatccccgatggaaatacttctttaacagttttttccttgtcaaccgaacttgccgccttattcgagacctgactcaaattaagttgctgaccgcATTGATGACAGagatttgcggttgaagggcattctaTACCGCACGagctgcaaaacattttaggataTTTGCCctaatagtcacacaggccaagaaacaagtataacagcttcccgctcaaaaatataaaactcctaGTACCCACTCCTGCTTCCTTCAGTGCTCGCgcacacttttgatgttttaatttttttaaattaaaatttgaaagcaactcgttttgaaaatattcacagcaactattttaaatttgcagcaatcttactttatttgcagcaactttttgatttgcagcatgtcccttgtgggccaccgtaggaAAGCAAAAACGAACAATCAAAAGACAACAagccaattaaaaaaaaggagacaaattgaaaggaaataattttgtCGAACGGCCAAGCGAAAAAGGACTGGACGCTATGCTTACGCCATGATCATCACAcatctttgttgttttgaatcttCGTAAAACGAACTCAAGGGGAATCTGCCGAAGAAAACTATATATGCCACTCTTGAATTTGTAGAAGGCGTTATCCATCTACAACCTAACTATTTTTTTATAGATTGGTGGTATCCTTTTGCCGCTAAAGCTATTTTTACCACAGAGAGAAACGCCGGTTCAGCAGTATAGTCTTGCTGTTTATTTTGCAGTTTCAAATCAAGGTACTTTGTTATTTCAAGCATCTATTATTGTTTGAGAAATGCAGCATTTTAGAACGGCTTCTCATCAGGACGTGCGAGTGGAGTTCATATCGCATTTCTCGCCAACACACACTGAAGAGGCCTTCTCTTGTATGAAAACAATGCGATCAAAGGGCGAATTATGCGACGTGAACCTTGTTGTGGGCGAGTCCCAACGTCGGATTTCTGCTCACCGAGTTGTACTAGCCTCTTGTAGTCCGTATTTTCAAGCCATGTTTACAGGCGAGCTCATTGAAAGCAGACAACGCGATATAACTCTTCAAGGAGTCGACCCTGACGCAATCCAGCTACTCGTGGACTTTGCTTACACGGCGAGGATTCAAGTCAGCGAGGACAATGTCCAATCTTTGCTTCCCGCCTCAAGTTTACTACAGCTGACAAGCGTGAAAGACGCTTGCTGTGAGTTTCTTAAAAATCAACTGCACCCTTCCAACTGTCTGGGAATCCGCGCTTTCGCTGATGCACACACTTGTGGGGATTTGTTGGAATCTTCTCATCGCTTTGCGCTTCAGCGCTTCCATGACGTCTCGCAAACAGAGGAATTCATGCTTCTTTCTGTCAAGCAAGTTTTAGACCTCATTTCAAACGATGATGTAAACGTTGAGAGTGAGGAGCAAGTCTACAATGCTGTAATAAACTGGATTAAGTTCGATGTCGAGAATCGAAAAGTATTTGTCCGTGACCTCTTACCATTTGTGAGGTTGCCTTTGTTGAGCAGAGAATGCTTAATGACTCGAGTTGAGACTGAAAACCTTATAAGAAGTACACCTGATTGCAAGGATTTACTTATTGAAGCAATGAAATACCATTTGCTCCCAGAACAGCGGTCAATACTGCAAAGTCCAAGAACTGTCTGCCGCAAGCCAGCCGGCCAAGTGCCAATTCTGTTTGCAATTGGTGGTGGCAGTCTGTTTGCTATTCACAGTGAATGTGAGTGTTACGACCCTAGAATTGACAGATGGTGTATGGTAACACCCATGTCAACCAAGAGAGCACGTGTGGGTGTTGGTGCAATTGACAGGAAGATTTACGCTGTGGGAGGATACGATGGTAGTAATGACTTAGCAACAGTGGAAGCATACTGTCCTCAGAGCAATTTATGGGAGGTGATGCCGTCTATGGGCACTCGTCGCAGCTGTCTGGGTGTAGCTGTATTTAATGGGCTGAtttttgccattggtggataTGATGGTGCTTCATGTCTTAACAGTGTTGAACGATTTGATCCATTGACTGCTCAGTGGACATCAGTTGCTGCAATGAACACCAGAAGGTACCTCTAATATTGCTATACATTTTCTATTGGGAAATGTCTATTGATGTCTAGAATCTACACAATATAGTGAGCTGCATAATTTTTGTCTTCCAATGACTAAGCTTCTTCTGCACGGCAAGTGAGGCATGAAGTTTGCCCCTGACACAACTTGAGGTCTGACAGCTGTTAATACGGATGTGAACAGTCTTCAGTGCATGTTTTCTTTGGATGCAATATTGCGTGCACTAGAGGCAGACAAGTATACTCTATATGGTTCACTTTTCTTCTCCTTGTGAtacttatgaaaaaaaaaaatgtctcagtcagtgataataataatgtctgTTCATTTTCAGGCGATATGTGCGTGTTGGTGTGGTTAATGGCATATTGTATGCTATTGGAGGCTATGATGGCAGTGCTCACTTAAACACAGTGGAGTGTTTTGACCCCATGACAAATACTTGGCGAGCAGTGGCCAGCATGGCAAGCCGTCGAAGCAGTGCTGGTGTGGCAGTATTGAATGATACACTTTATGTTGTGGGTAAGTTTGGAGATTGTGTTTGTACCTGTTCAGATTGATTTATACCTTGATGGATCTGATTGTCATAGTGAACACCTACATGAGCAGGTGCAACTTGTAATCAAAGGtgaattattgttattcatgGTCGATGTACTCTACCCTCTAATTCAGCGACTGTAACCTTAACAGTAAACATTTGGGAGTCTTCATTACAGTACAAATAATTGTAGTACTATCACTAACTTTTCAAGTTACCAGGGATATTTTTTCAGCTCTAAAGTAGGcaggtaaaacaaaaaaaaccggCTAGGCAGTGAAAATTCACAGCCCCAAGCATCTAATGCTAACTTGGAAAGTTATGTTAATATTGTACCCTCCATGATAAAAGTACTTGTAGACTGATTTAAAATGTAGCAACAAAACTGAGGAATGTCAGATAATGAGAGAAGGGTATACCATGGTGAACTCCATTTTAAGTTGACTTTACATAAATGTGGTGCAATTGTTCTTCAATTCATTTTGatgtaattaacaattattcctcgagtccgaatgggctatgagtcaatagcccatgaggccgaaggccgaatgggctattgactgataggctatgagggcgagaggaataattgttttagtaaaatccaactagttggtcaaaaaaatgtcgagactaaacatcttttgcaagttaaagctggacatcaatccttttttgctgccaaaacaATCATTACAAaatttcgctactagtgggctataacacatagcctactagtagctcaaccaatcagaacgcagcattgatgatagaccactagttggattttactaatgtaCAATATGTGATCCGTGGaaataatcaaataattaattcatttttgttaaCAGGAGGGAATGATGGCGCATCTTGTCTTAACACAATGGAGAGATATGACCCTGTTACTGATTCATGGATGTGTCTCGCCCCTATGAATACTCGGCGCAGTACTCATGATGTTGCAGTCATTGACGGCACTCTTTATGCAGTGGGTGGCAATGATGGTAGCTCAAGTTTAAACAGCATTGAGAAATATGATCCAGAAGCTAATAAATGGACTTGTGTTGTCCCTATGAGCACACGGCGAAGTAGTGTTGGTGTAGTTGTGGCACAGGTGTTGTCACTTTAGGGAAAAGATGTTTTCATTGGTCCTGAGTAACTCTATCAGTACTATCAAATTGTTCTTTGATTCAGAAAGATAATGCTGTAGATTGACTAGAACAGGATTTCTTTaggtataattattatgaaaatgAGAAAGCCAGAGTGGGTACAGTATAACAACACTGTCTTGTTGTATATGAATGTCCCCCAGggtgtatttttaatttactttttaaagttattgttTGATGCACCGTACAAATATCTCATCACTCACGTTAAGTGCATGATTTGTGGTTTCAAAAATCATTCTGAATGCTCATTTTGTAGTTAGTGATAATAGTATATAATATATTAGCAGGTCATCATGCCCTTACTTTTTGACTGCATGCCACAAAACAGAAGGAATGCAAGGATATCGACTGGTAATACACACATACTGTAATTAACTACAGTATTAGCATTACCTGACTTTTCAGGCAAGGGTTTGTTAGTACTGGTACACTAACTGTAGTCGCGGTGTGTttcaaagaggaaaagaaaagcaaatggGTGAGATTTTTTAAAGAGGAACAAATAAATGTGATTGGTGTGagttagtttcttttttttttcaaacagctTGTTACATGACTTTGTAGTAATAGCAGGTTGCTTAAGACACCCTTTTCCAGTTCCTTCAATGTTTGGGAGTCTTGAATTAATTGTTAAGGAAACAAGCAATGAAACTGCTGACAATcgttattaattaatttttatgaccTCTTGGTGTTAAAAAACACCACACTCCACTATGACTCAGCAAATACTCCATAGGGTCAGGTGAACTTGGGGCGACATGAAAACTGCAAATTGATCTTCTTGTAAACAAATTAGTGCAGTTTTTATTCAGCTTAGGGACATTGCATACTTAACTCCATTAATTTAACGACTTTAGGcagcaaaatcatcacttgcAGCCACAATTCACCTTCTTGGAAGTACATCCTTTATTCAGCTAATGGTAAAGTTAGCCCAGCCCCTTTTCTTGGTTATTTCCCTgctttgtcattttcaaaagtttcctTGCATATTCAAACGAAGTTTGTGTGGGTATATTTCACCATGCAAGTTACTCTTAAACAAACAGGTACAAATAAGTTCACTTGGACTTGATGCAGGTGttcctcatttctttttcgatTTTGGTTCCAATCCCAAAGCCCTGAAAGTCAtcagaaattttaaaacaactgaGTTTCTATGCACCATTCTTCCTTGTTTTATTCAGCAACTGAAATACATgcataaaaatttaatgttctcTTACAATAATTTTGCCAAGGATTATAAATTGTCATGATTAAGAGCAGAGTACAACTACTGTAAACATTACCAATATAAGCAGCATCTGAAGGATCTTAGAAAACCATAAAATATCATCATCACTGTGTAAGAGTTCTGAAGTAACCCAATAACcaagcattaataattattacttactCTTCCACATCATCTGTATCTCTGACGTTTAACATCAGTGCTCCAGCATCCAAGAAAACCATGTTTTGGGAGTTTGAAAcctcaaagaaaataagaaaaattattaataaaacaataaaaatagtatTGATGGCTTGATGAACAGTCAGTAGGTCACTCAATGAAAAGCTTGTCGGTGAGTAATAGCCACAAATATTATTAGAATATTATTGAAAAGATAAAGCTGACTGCAGCAACAACAATATTCAGCTTCAGTATACAGTACTATGATTTTCACATTAGAGAGCTTCAGATTCTAGAATGAGAACGACTTGTAAAGTGAGTGCGTGTAAACCAGTGTCATATTGGCAGCAAAACCTTGATACTGTCGTCATTTTCATATGACTGAGGTTTAGCAATTTAGGCTCAGTTATCAGCAACAGGAATAACTGAGCAGCCTATACTGTTAATAGTGAGTAAGATTAAACATCCTGGGTTATAAATTTGCTAAGTATTCTCTCCTATACTTGTTCTCATCCTCATCAcggaatctaaaggtccctattgtCATCCTCCTTAACCACAGATAATTCctttttgattaattttttgagtGAAGAAGGAGGGGCCTAGGCTGAAAAGCCTTTTAATCTGAGAGCCCTGATTGTCTGTCTAAGATGCGACTGTAAGAGAATGCCTGCATGTCGCTAAAAACTAAAGTTTCCTAGCCTTTTAAGGTCGAGGCGAGATCTTAGCTCCAACCAAAAGGTCTCTGATTGATTTGTCCTTCCTGTTAGCGACAGTGGCAGCATTTGGAAAAATTTGGGCAAGGTTCAGGTTGCTTACGACCAATTCGTCATAAGGATCTCCTTGAGTTTTGGTACACCTGGGTTGAAGGTGGTGACTAATGGTGGAATGTTTTTGGATGTCTTTGGATTGTATTTCAGAGCATTATTTCGTGATGAGGATTCAACTTCAGCGGAATTTGAAATCCTGTTTGTTTGACTTGAATCTCCCTTTAATTGAGTTTGTTCGTAACAAGTCCAGTGTCTCTCCTTTAATAAAACCCTTTTATCATGCTTAGGGAGGTGGCACAAAGAGAAATGTATGGATGAACATTTCTGCAGCTTTGAAgtgtgttattttgtttgatcaaaaattaataaaaaactGTCAGTATCAATCACTAAACAAGCAACAAAGGGAAACTCTTAATTCTTGCAGGCTGCACTGGAAAATGTGGTGTGCTAAAGCAATCACAACATACCATCTATGAGAGAAAAATAGAAAGACAAACTTTATGATGAAATTAACAGCTCTTACTGTGTTTGAAATCATTTGGGCTGCTCTTATCCTTCGTAGCTTCAAATAACCTGGATTTCCCTTCAATGCATTTCCTAGGTAAGTTATGTCAAGGGCagagaaacaaataaagccAGTCTCTAAACAGTGTACATGTACATGGTAAAATTAATGGGAATGTATAATTTATCCTTTTgctaatgaaaataataattattataattaattaattattatcaccTGAAAATAAACAGGTCTGCAAACGGTTTTCAGAGGAATTTAATGCCTAATTGACACCTCCTCTCTATGTATATACGTATTACAGTTACAGTATCACTCAAAAGCATGAAACCTGTGGACTGGTCCAGGCACTTGCTGCTTGCTGCATGGCTTTTTGAACAGACTATTGCATagctttttgtcttttgcaaATTCATTCAACTGGAAAACACTCTTACAAGCAATATTTCAGTACAAGATGTCTGTACATGTGATTACTAACATCTACTAATCTACCATACCAAGTACAGATGAAATGCCAGCCAGTCCATTGGAACCTTGAAATCAAATAGCATTAAATATTATAATGGTAGGggaaacaaataacaaaaaaaaaaagctcaaaaacaatgaaaagaaagaaagtgcTCCTCAATATCAAGCAGAATGATGTTTCAGAATATTGTACCTACAGTAAGAGCCAAGAGGAGTAACAGGAGAGGAAGCAGTGGGTCAAGGGGACTGCAGTATGAGCAAGATTACAATACCGGTAATTAGCAACAAAAGGATATCAGAGTAGCTGCTTTAGCTTCTCCTTCGGCTTGCACTATCTTCTGCTGTCTCTCTTGGATTGCTTTTTCCACTAAAAACTGAGCTCGCTGTGCTTCTTGCTGGGCTGTGGACATcagttaaaattaatgacatgAAATCAAGTACAACATCAAACTAATGGGCAAACACTAAAAGCTTGTTCAATTCCAACAACTCTTAGCTCACCAACTTGCTTAGCTTCAATAGCAGCAGTGTATTCCCGTCCAAAACTCAAGTCAGTCTGGAAAATAAATAGTAAAACAACGCTTATTTTTAGCTTGATTCACGTCAATGACTTTCAGGTTAAAATGATTTTAGAtatgtttaatatttttatttgccatttgCTTAATGTCTTCACTCACAAATGATGAATAATATCATGTAGGTTATGACAAAGACACATACATATGTAAACGAAATTGTCAATCCTACATTTGGACCAACCAAACTGAGTGTATACTATTATgcattattaatattactaaaattattactattattataattattgttattactatgATGATAACGATGATATGTACTGTACATGGATCACAGTATTGGTGCACCCTATGATAGAATCACAGCATATGTAATTATTGCTTTGAGCTttgaataaggaataaaagCAGATACCATGTACTAAACAAGCAAGGGAAACAGACTTATACTTACAATAGAGACATCATCCAGGATAATGTGAAAGTCCTTTGCTCTATCAGTCAGCTGTCTTCTGATTAATAAACTGACCTGCGACATTAAAATGCAGTTATGTACATAACTGTTCTCTGCCTGTAATGATTTTATAATCATGAGAAACAAGTGCAAATACAAGCTATCACTcttcaaataaaatatactGAAGGACAATTActgctatttttgttttacattgTTAAAACCATTAATACAATGAactttgaaagtaaaattctTTATGCTTTTTGTTACCTCTTGTCGCATGGTAATCAGCTGTGACGCATTGAACTGGGCTACAACACTCTTCAAAACCTGCATGCAATGTATCATACCCAAAAAGCATTAAAACTCATATATGGATAAAttaatcaaaattgagtaacaatgaaaattttatattattatttagttCACACTATTTAATGTAAAGTTGAGTGAATAAGAATTAttccaattttttaaatttaattttattgcatgtaCTGTACTACAGTAGTCTTACACATGCATGTATTGTATGTAACCCCCAGGACCTTTGTCTCTTCAGAAAACTAAGTCTTCTTTAGCTATATATACAACCATAATACTATCAAGTATCGACAATTGGCAAGCGAAAGCTTCTACAGTGATCAtgaaaaattgcaagagaCTAGTGTAGCAGGCCTTCAACTtgcgccatttttttttttttttgtaaaatagataagcaaacaaaaaacaactaaacattACCCACACATACACAAGAGATGCATAGAGTCAAAGCTAACAATCAAATGGCCAGGTACAGAACTACATTAATAATTCAACACTGAGCTCACAGTTGCAGTGCACAGCATTTTCAACAACACCTTCCAGGTTACTTTTCTGCAAAAGTTCTGAAAAATAATCCAAAACAAGCTCCTTTATGAAGTGTACCTCATTCATTATTGAAGGCAAAACTCTCTCGTCAAAGTCAAGTCCAAGCCTCCGAAACATCTCAGGCAGCATGGTGGCCTGTGGACGAGCCAGCACTCGAAGACCAATGTTGACCATCTGCAAATCTGCAAAGGAAGAATGATTGCATAATAAAAAAGTATAATAAATAGTATTTTTTctaataatttatgtttttttcaagTACTTTTAAACTAAAATACTCGAGTTCTTTACAAATCAACTGCGTAAAACCTTTGCTTCCAGTTGGAGAAACAATCTTCCTTGGCTTTGATCTGATGTCATAAATTATGGGATATTGAAACCACGGTATCCTGGGAATAAAGAGCaagcaaaaagtaaaaactgcAGTGAAtaaacaatatatatatacataaatatatctatcattagtatttaccaaatcggTGGAAAGCAATTTTTGTGCGTTTTGATtagctcccgtaacttggaatatccttggatatttactgttttggcaacggagagaaaaatggcgtgtgggttcgcgaaagtttcagaagaagaaattgtggccaataaagcggcattttttttgtccatcTTCGCGTCTTGGTAtgtatccaccactattcaccccccctccccccccctcgggggatagttgtatattatactgaaaaatttaatgataacctaaaacaagaaaattaattaccaaaagaaacaaaatgagcaagtaagaaaaaaaaaggaaaaaaaaaatgaataaagaagGTTAGACTTGGAGAGGaaagggaaataaaaatagaCACAAATAGAATAAATGAACAGAAATGTTGAACACTAATACCTGAAGTGGAGTCCTTCAgtgtaaatattgttttggATTCCACCAATTCTGCTAAAAATTATGGCCCTGTGACCACCATCAACtattaaacaaagaaattaaattacaCACActcatttgaaataaaaaataatagatACTGGCTTTTCgttttcaaataaagtaaGAGGCAAAAGGCTGTTTGCAGGCAGAGACAATCTGAGCGTGCAGCACCCATTTGAATGccaaaaacttgaacttggcAGCATGATTTCATTTAGTTTCTGGCGACTGAGATCTTCACTGAGATCGAAAGTCATCAGTCAC
This sequence is a window from Acropora palmata chromosome 6, jaAcrPala1.3, whole genome shotgun sequence. Protein-coding genes within it:
- the LOC141884477 gene encoding kelch-like protein 17, whose protein sequence is MQHFRTASHQDVRVEFISHFSPTHTEEAFSCMKTMRSKGELCDVNLVVGESQRRISAHRVVLASCSPYFQAMFTGELIESRQRDITLQGVDPDAIQLLVDFAYTARIQVSEDNVQSLLPASSLLQLTSVKDACCEFLKNQLHPSNCLGIRAFADAHTCGDLLESSHRFALQRFHDVSQTEEFMLLSVKQVLDLISNDDVNVESEEQVYNAVINWIKFDVENRKVFVRDLLPFVRLPLLSRECLMTRVETENLIRSTPDCKDLLIEAMKYHLLPEQRSILQSPRTVCRKPAGQVPILFAIGGGSLFAIHSECECYDPRIDRWCMVTPMSTKRARVGVGAIDRKIYAVGGYDGSNDLATVEAYCPQSNLWEVMPSMGTRRSCLGVAVFNGLIFAIGGYDGASCLNSVERFDPLTAQWTSVAAMNTRRRYVRVGVVNGILYAIGGYDGSAHLNTVECFDPMTNTWRAVASMASRRSSAGVAVLNDTLYVVGGNDGASCLNTMERYDPVTDSWMCLAPMNTRRSTHDVAVIDGTLYAVGGNDGSSSLNSIEKYDPEANKWTCVVPMSTRRSSVGVVVAQVLSL
- the LOC141884485 gene encoding prohibitin-2-like isoform X1, encoding MADKFTEFAGRMGKAPKGVGTGLKLLAAAAAVAYGVKESIYTVDGGHRAIIFSRIGGIQNNIYTEGLHFRIPWFQYPIIYDIRSKPRKIVSPTGSKDLQMVNIGLRVLARPQATMLPEMFRRLGLDFDERVLPSIMNEVLKSVVAQFNASQLITMRQEVSLLIRRQLTDRAKDFHIILDDVSITDLSFGREYTAAIEAKQVAQQEAQRAQFLVEKAIQERQQKIVQAEGEAKAATLLGNALKGNPGYLKLRRIRAAQMISNTVSNSQNMVFLDAGALMLNVRDTDDVEEALGLEPKSKKK
- the LOC141884485 gene encoding prohibitin-2-like isoform X2; its protein translation is MADKFTEFAGRMGKAPKGVGTGLKLLAAAAAVAYGVKESIYTVDGGHRAIIFSRIGGIQNNIYTEGLHFRIPWFQYPIIYDIRSKPRKIVSPTGSKDLQMVNIGLRVLARPQATMLPEMFRRLGLDFDERVLPSIMNEVLKSVVAQFNASQLITMRQEVSLLIRRQLTDRAKDFHIILDDVSITDLSFGREYTAAIEAKQVAQQEAQRAQFLVEKAIQERQQKIVQAEGEAKAATLISFCC